A stretch of the Poseidonibacter antarcticus genome encodes the following:
- a CDS encoding MmcQ/YjbR family DNA-binding protein, producing the protein MNLEKLEEVLLSKNKATKEFPFDDKVMVFKVKNKMFALLLWKESPLRINLKCDPIDALAFREIYDCVKPGYHMNKKHWNTIHIDGSMEDRFLIDMIDDSYNLVVSKLTKKEKFELGNI; encoded by the coding sequence ATGAATTTAGAAAAATTAGAAGAAGTATTATTATCAAAAAATAAAGCTACAAAAGAATTTCCTTTTGATGATAAAGTTATGGTCTTTAAAGTGAAAAATAAAATGTTTGCTCTTTTACTTTGGAAAGAATCTCCACTTAGAATAAATCTAAAATGCGACCCAATCGATGCACTTGCTTTTAGAGAAATTTATGACTGTGTAAAACCTGGATACCATATGAATAAAAAACATTGGAATACTATACATATTGATGGAAGCATGGAAGATAGATTTTTAATTGATATGATAGATGATTCTTACAACTTAGTTGTTTCAAAACTTACAAAAAAAGAGAAATTTGAATTAGGAAATATATAA